Proteins from a single region of Symphalangus syndactylus isolate Jambi chromosome 12, NHGRI_mSymSyn1-v2.1_pri, whole genome shotgun sequence:
- the TAGLN2 gene encoding transgelin-2 isoform X3, whose translation MANRGPAYGLSREVQQKIEKQYDADLEQILIQWITTQCRKDVGRPQPGRENFQNWLKDGTVLCELINALYPEGQAPVKKIQASTMAFKQMEQISQFLQAAERYGINTTDIFQTVDLWEGKNMACVQRTLMNLGGLAVARDDGLFSGDPNWFPKKSKENPRNFSDNQLQEGKNVIGLQMGTNRGASQAGMTGYGMPRQIL comes from the exons ATGGCCAACAGGGGACCTGCATATGGCCTGAGCCGGGAGGTGCAGCAGAAGATTGAGAAACAATATGATGCAGATCTGGAGCAGATCCTGATCCAGTGGATCACCACCCAGTGCCGAAAGGATGTGGGCCGGCCCCAGCCTGGACGCGAGAACTTCCAGAACTGGCTCAAGGATGGCACG GTGCTATGTGAGCTCATTAATGCACTGTACCCCGAGGGACAGGCCCCAGTAAAGAAGATCCAGGCCTCCACCATGGCCTTCAAACAGATGGAGCAGATCTCTCAGTTCCTGCAAGCAGCTGAGCGCTATGGCATTAACACCACTGACATCTTCCAAACTGTGGACCTCTGGGAAG GAAAGAACATGGCCTGTGTGCAGCGGACGCTGATGAATCTGGGTGGGCTGGCAGTAGCCCGGGATGATGGGCTCTTCTCTGGGGATCCCAACTGGTTCCCTAA GAAATCCAAGGAGAATCCTCGGAACTTCTCGGATAACCAGCTGCAAGAGGGCAAGAACGTGATCGGATTACAGATGGGCACCAACCGCGGGGCATCTCAGGCAGGCATGACTGGCTACGGGATGCCACGCCAGATCCTCTGA
- the TAGLN2 gene encoding transgelin-2 isoform X1: MCVVCRKQEASALDLLQRARGSRAGISSRQPPPPIGMANRGPAYGLSREVQQKIEKQYDADLEQILIQWITTQCRKDVGRPQPGRENFQNWLKDGTVLCELINALYPEGQAPVKKIQASTMAFKQMEQISQFLQAAERYGINTTDIFQTVDLWEGKNMACVQRTLMNLGGLAVARDDGLFSGDPNWFPKKSKENPRNFSDNQLQEGKNVIGLQMGTNRGASQAGMTGYGMPRQIL, translated from the exons ATGTGCGTGGTCTGTAGAAAGCAAGAAGCCAGCGCTTTGGACTTGCTCCAGCGAGCTCGTGGATCAAGGGCTGGCATCAG CTCCCGGCAGCCACCACCACCCATTGGAATGGCCAACAGGGGACCTGCATATGGCCTGAGCCGGGAGGTGCAGCAGAAGATTGAGAAACAATATGATGCAGATCTGGAGCAGATCCTGATCCAGTGGATCACCACCCAGTGCCGAAAGGATGTGGGCCGGCCCCAGCCTGGACGCGAGAACTTCCAGAACTGGCTCAAGGATGGCACG GTGCTATGTGAGCTCATTAATGCACTGTACCCCGAGGGACAGGCCCCAGTAAAGAAGATCCAGGCCTCCACCATGGCCTTCAAACAGATGGAGCAGATCTCTCAGTTCCTGCAAGCAGCTGAGCGCTATGGCATTAACACCACTGACATCTTCCAAACTGTGGACCTCTGGGAAG GAAAGAACATGGCCTGTGTGCAGCGGACGCTGATGAATCTGGGTGGGCTGGCAGTAGCCCGGGATGATGGGCTCTTCTCTGGGGATCCCAACTGGTTCCCTAA GAAATCCAAGGAGAATCCTCGGAACTTCTCGGATAACCAGCTGCAAGAGGGCAAGAACGTGATCGGATTACAGATGGGCACCAACCGCGGGGCATCTCAGGCAGGCATGACTGGCTACGGGATGCCACGCCAGATCCTCTGA
- the TAGLN2 gene encoding transgelin-2 isoform X2: MSAFSLALALVSSRQPPPPIGMANRGPAYGLSREVQQKIEKQYDADLEQILIQWITTQCRKDVGRPQPGRENFQNWLKDGTVLCELINALYPEGQAPVKKIQASTMAFKQMEQISQFLQAAERYGINTTDIFQTVDLWEGKNMACVQRTLMNLGGLAVARDDGLFSGDPNWFPKKSKENPRNFSDNQLQEGKNVIGLQMGTNRGASQAGMTGYGMPRQIL; the protein is encoded by the exons atgTCCGCCTTTTCTTTGGCTTTGGCTTTGGTGAG CTCCCGGCAGCCACCACCACCCATTGGAATGGCCAACAGGGGACCTGCATATGGCCTGAGCCGGGAGGTGCAGCAGAAGATTGAGAAACAATATGATGCAGATCTGGAGCAGATCCTGATCCAGTGGATCACCACCCAGTGCCGAAAGGATGTGGGCCGGCCCCAGCCTGGACGCGAGAACTTCCAGAACTGGCTCAAGGATGGCACG GTGCTATGTGAGCTCATTAATGCACTGTACCCCGAGGGACAGGCCCCAGTAAAGAAGATCCAGGCCTCCACCATGGCCTTCAAACAGATGGAGCAGATCTCTCAGTTCCTGCAAGCAGCTGAGCGCTATGGCATTAACACCACTGACATCTTCCAAACTGTGGACCTCTGGGAAG GAAAGAACATGGCCTGTGTGCAGCGGACGCTGATGAATCTGGGTGGGCTGGCAGTAGCCCGGGATGATGGGCTCTTCTCTGGGGATCCCAACTGGTTCCCTAA GAAATCCAAGGAGAATCCTCGGAACTTCTCGGATAACCAGCTGCAAGAGGGCAAGAACGTGATCGGATTACAGATGGGCACCAACCGCGGGGCATCTCAGGCAGGCATGACTGGCTACGGGATGCCACGCCAGATCCTCTGA